The following DNA comes from Ktedonobacterales bacterium.
ACTATACGGCTGCGCCTGGGTATGTGCAACTGGTGACGCCCCAGACGCATCCCATCAACGACCTGGATTTTGGCATGCTGCGGCTGGAGGGCGGCCAGACCTATCAGGCCGAGAGCGCGGGCTATGAGGTTGGGCTGGTGATCCTGGCCGGGGGGTGCAGCGTTCGCGTGAGCGACCAGATGTTTGCGCATCTGGGCGGGCGCGCCAGTGTCTTTGAGGGCCGGGCGACAGGCGTCTATGTCCCCTGCCAGTCCAGCTTTGTGGTTCAGGCCGGGTCAGAAGGCGTAGAGATTGCCGTCTGTCGCTGCCCAACCCGGGAACGCTTTCCGGCGCAGGTTGTGCGGCCAGCCGATGTGATTGCCAATGAGCGCGGCGGGCCGAGCTACAAGCGATACGTGCATGACATCTTTGGCCCACAGGTGCAGGCGGCGACGATGCTCGTTGGGGAAACGTTCACGATAGCCGGGAACTGGTCCAGCTTTCCGCCCCACAAGCATGATGTGGAGGCGTTGCCGGACGAGGCGCGGCAGGAAGAACTCTATTTCTACAAGATACGGCCAGAGGAAGGCTTTGGCCTGCAATACTTCTATAGCCGGGCCGATAGTCCACGCGGTCTGCTGGATGAAGCAGCGGCTGTGCGCAACGATGACCTAACGCTGATGCCCTTTGGCTATCATCCGGTGGCCGCGCCTCCAGGCTACGATGTGTATTATCTCTGGTTTCTGGCCGGTCCCAGGCGCGTGATGCTGCCGCGCGACGACCCCGCGCATGCCTGGATCAAGGCGGCTCCCGCCGAACAGCGTTTCTACCCCCAATAACAGGGAGGACGATGCTCACCACCGGGGCAGCCTGTTAGCTGACCCTCAAGTCGTTTGGCGCGCCAGAGAGAACGTGTCATAATGACTTTATGGATGGCTCTGCATGGTTCCGACAACTTTTCTCTCTTGATGAGCAGACGGCGCTTGTCACCGGAGGCAGCGGCGTGCTGGGCAGCGCAATGGCCCGGGCGCTGGCGCTGGCGGGGGCGCGGGTGGC
Coding sequences within:
- the iolB gene encoding 5-deoxy-glucuronate isomerase: MNLKYHYTAAPGYVQLVTPQTHPINDLDFGMLRLEGGQTYQAESAGYEVGLVILAGGCSVRVSDQMFAHLGGRASVFEGRATGVYVPCQSSFVVQAGSEGVEIAVCRCPTRERFPAQVVRPADVIANERGGPSYKRYVHDIFGPQVQAATMLVGETFTIAGNWSSFPPHKHDVEALPDEARQEELYFYKIRPEEGFGLQYFYSRADSPRGLLDEAAAVRNDDLTLMPFGYHPVAAPPGYDVYYLWFLAGPRRVMLPRDDPAHAWIKAAPAEQRFYPQ